In Citrobacter sp. RHB25-C09, the following proteins share a genomic window:
- a CDS encoding XTP/dITP diphosphatase produces the protein MQKVVLATGNAGKVRELASLLSDFGLEVVAQTDLGVDSADETGLTFIENAILKARHAAQVTGLPAIADDSGLAVDFLGGAPGIYSARYSGEGATDQKNLEKLLETLKEVPDEKRQARFHCVLVYLRHAEDPTPLVCHGSWPGVIARTAAGSGGFGYDPIFFVPSEGKTAAELTREEKSAISHRGQALKLLLEALRNG, from the coding sequence ATGCAAAAAGTAGTCCTCGCAACCGGCAATGCCGGTAAAGTGCGTGAGCTTGCGTCGCTGTTAAGCGACTTCGGGCTTGAAGTCGTGGCGCAAACCGACCTCGGCGTCGATTCTGCCGATGAAACCGGCCTGACCTTTATTGAAAACGCGATCCTGAAAGCGCGTCATGCCGCACAGGTGACCGGACTTCCGGCTATTGCCGATGATTCTGGCCTGGCCGTGGATTTTCTGGGCGGTGCGCCGGGGATCTACTCCGCCCGCTATTCCGGCGAAGGCGCGACCGATCAAAAGAACCTGGAAAAGCTGTTAGAAACGCTAAAAGAGGTGCCTGATGAGAAACGCCAGGCGCGCTTCCACTGCGTTCTGGTCTATCTGCGCCATGCTGAAGATCCGACGCCGCTGGTGTGCCACGGCAGTTGGCCTGGCGTGATCGCCCGTACAGCCGCAGGCAGCGGCGGCTTTGGCTACGATCCCATCTTCTTCGTTCCTTCAGAGGGCAAAACCGCCGCTGAACTGACGCGTGAAGAAAAAAGTGCTATTTCGCACCGTGGTCAGGCGCTGAAGCTGCTACTGGAAGCCCTGCGTAATGGTTAA
- the yggU gene encoding DUF167 family protein YggU, producing MSAVTRCDDGLVLRLYIQPKASRDSIVGLHGDELKVAITAPPVDGQANSHLVKFLGKQFRVAKSQVVIEKGELGRHKQVKIIHPQQIPPEVAALTD from the coding sequence ATGAGTGCCGTGACACGCTGCGATGACGGTCTGGTTTTACGGCTCTATATTCAGCCGAAAGCCAGCCGCGACAGCATTGTGGGATTACATGGCGACGAGCTGAAAGTCGCCATTACCGCGCCCCCCGTAGACGGCCAGGCGAACAGTCATCTGGTGAAGTTTCTCGGGAAGCAGTTCCGCGTGGCCAAGAGCCAGGTCGTGATTGAAAAGGGCGAACTTGGCCGCCATAAACAGGTTAAAATCATTCATCCGCAACAGATCCCGCCAGAAGTCGCGGCGTTAACTGATTAG
- a CDS encoding YggT family protein — MNTLTFLLSTVIELYTMVLLLRIWMQWARCDFYNPLSQFVVKITQPVIGPLRRIIPAMGPVDSASLLVAYILSFIKAIVLFKVVTFLPIIWIAALLIVLKTIGLLIFWVLLVMAIMSWVSQGRSPIEYVLIQLAEPLLRPIRRILPGMGGIDFSPMILVLLLYVVNMGIGEVLQATGNMLLPGLWMAL; from the coding sequence ATGAATACGTTGACCTTCTTGCTCTCAACGGTAATTGAGCTGTACACCATGGTGCTGTTATTGCGCATCTGGATGCAATGGGCTCGCTGTGACTTTTATAACCCTTTATCCCAGTTTGTGGTGAAGATTACACAACCGGTCATTGGACCATTGCGCCGTATTATTCCTGCAATGGGGCCGGTCGATAGCGCATCATTACTGGTGGCGTATATCCTCAGCTTTATCAAAGCGATTGTGCTGTTTAAAGTGGTGACTTTTCTGCCGATCATCTGGATCGCAGCGTTACTCATCGTACTCAAAACGATTGGCTTACTGATCTTCTGGGTGTTGCTGGTGATGGCGATTATGAGCTGGGTGAGCCAGGGGCGTAGCCCGATTGAGTACGTACTCATTCAGCTTGCGGAACCGTTGCTACGCCCGATTCGCCGTATTCTTCCGGGAATGGGCGGCATCGATTTTTCTCCGATGATCCTCGTGTTGCTTCTGTATGTGGTCAATATGGGTATCGGCGAAGTCCTGCAGGCTACCGGTAATATGCTGCTGCCGGGGCTGTGGATGGCGCTATGA
- a CDS encoding YggS family pyridoxal phosphate-dependent enzyme, with the protein MNDIAHNLAQVRDKISAAASRCGRASEEVTLLAVSKTKPASAIEEAIAAGQSAFGENYVQEGVEKIRHFREKGVEGLQWHFIGPLQSNKSRLVAEHFDWCHTIDRLRIAARLSEQRPEGMAPLNVLIQINISDENSKSGITLDALDALAAEVAELPKLRLRGLMAIPAPESDYVRQFEVARQMAVAFAGLKTRYPDVDTLSLGMSDDMDAAIAAGSTMVRIGTAIFGARDYTKN; encoded by the coding sequence GGTCCGGGACAAAATCTCAGCGGCCGCATCGCGTTGCGGCCGCGCTTCAGAAGAAGTCACGTTGCTTGCAGTGAGTAAAACCAAACCTGCGAGTGCCATCGAAGAAGCGATTGCCGCCGGGCAGTCTGCATTCGGTGAAAACTATGTGCAGGAAGGGGTGGAAAAAATCCGTCACTTTCGTGAGAAAGGTGTTGAGGGGTTGCAGTGGCACTTTATTGGTCCGCTACAGTCCAACAAAAGCCGTCTGGTGGCAGAGCACTTTGACTGGTGCCATACCATCGACCGCCTGCGCATTGCGGCACGACTGAGCGAACAGCGTCCGGAAGGGATGGCGCCTTTGAACGTGCTGATTCAAATCAACATCAGCGATGAAAACAGTAAGTCTGGTATTACGCTTGACGCACTGGATGCGCTTGCCGCAGAGGTTGCCGAATTGCCGAAACTCCGCCTGCGCGGACTGATGGCGATCCCCGCGCCTGAGTCAGATTATGTAAGGCAGTTTGAAGTCGCACGCCAAATGGCTGTAGCATTTGCCGGGCTGAAAACACGCTATCCTGACGTCGATACCCTGTCACTGGGTATGTCGGACGACATGGATGCCGCCATTGCGGCAGGTAGCACGATGGTTCGTATCGGCACTGCCATTTTTGGTGCCCGTGATTACACAAAAAATTAA